The genomic stretch TACCTTCCGGGGGTATTTTAACGCTGCCGCCCATAATTTAGCCGCTTTTACTGCGTCTGGCTTTTATTGTAGCGGCGATGTCGTTAAGCAAACCCCCAGTGGCCACCTTATCGTGGTGGGCCGCGATAAAGATCAGATTAATAAAGGCGGTGAAAAGGTCGCCGCAGAAGAGGTCGAAAACCTCTTGCTCGCCCACCCCAGTGTCTATGACTGTGCCTTAGTCGCCATGCCCGATGCCTTATTGGGGGAGCGCATATGCGCTTTTGTGGTGCTTTATCAAGACCGTCCCGAAGTGGCAACGCGAGGTCATTTATTGCGTTTTTTGCGTGACCGCGGCCTGGCCTTGTACAAGCTCCCTGACCGCATCGAGTTTGTGACCGAGCTGCCAACCACCAAAGTTGGCAAAGTAGATAAGCGAGCACTGCGCGAGCGCATTAAGCACACTCTTACTCCAGTTGAATCAGTTTAATAGGAAAAATACTATGGCAATCCCTCGGATCAGCAGTTACTCACTGCCCACAGATCGCCCAGAAAATCGTACCCAATGGGCTCTTGAGCCCAATAAGGCGGTATTGCTGGTGCATGACATGCAGTCGTACTTTGTCAACTTTTATGACTCCAAAGCGGCGCCCATGGCAGCCTTGGTGGAACATATTAAAGTACTGATCAAGATCGCTAAAGCCGCTGGGATCCCGGTTGTCTATACCGCCCAGCCAGCCGATCAGCCAGCACATTTGCGAGCCTTATTAACCGACTTTTGGGGCACCGGCTTGGGTCAAGCAGATACCCCTATTATTGCTGACATAGCCCCTGAGGCCGGTGATAAAGTCTACACCAAGTGGCGTTACAGTGCCTTCAAACGCAGTACGTTGCTACAAGACATGCAAGCACAAGGGCGAGATCAACTTATTATTTGTGGTATCTACGCCCACATTGGGGTGTTAGCCACCGCCCTTGATGCCTTTATGTCTGACATTAAGCCTTTTGTGGTTGCGGATGCTGTGGCGGATTTTAGTGCCAAAGAGCAACAGCAAGCGCTAGAGTATGTGGCCACTCGTTGCGGTCAGGTACAGCTACTACAAGAAGTTACTGAGGCCTGTGCTACGACTACGACCAAGAGCACCTCAATCACGCTAGCCCAGATGCAGCAAGCGGTGGCAGACACACTGAATATTAATACTACAGAAGTGGACCCTGAAGAAAACTTGCTCTATCTCGGTTTAGATTCTATCCGGGTAATGGCCTTAGTCGAACAGTGGCGCGGGCAAGGAGTGGCGGTGACCTTGGCAGACCTAGCCGCAGGGGAGAACTTGACCCAGTGGCATGACATTATTGCCGCTAAAAGCAACCAAGTAGAACAGGCGCTATGAGTACCCTGCCACTTACCGCGGCTCAGCTTGGGATATGGTTAGGTCAGGCGAAGCAATCGTGTGACAGCTACTACAATACGGCTGAGTACCTCAAACTAGACTGGGAGGTCGATACTCAGCGGTGGTTGCTAGAGGCATCGCGGGCCTTGCAAGGGATCACTGCGCTAAATGTTAAGTTTCAAGAGCAGGGCGGCGAACCACAGCAAATACTATTAAGCAATGCTGAGCGCAGCGCTAAGTATGGCGACTATGTTGATTTTTCCGAACAGGAGAATGCCCCCGCTGCTGCACAGCATTTCCTCAGTGACTGGTATCGCAAGCCCTACCATTTGGCAGCAGGGGAGCTGTATCGCCATGTGTTGATAAAACTCGCGCCAAGGCAGTATTTATGGGCGCTGGGAGCGCACCACATTGCGATGGATGGTTACAGCTTTGCACTGGCTGGTGATCGTGTCTTGGCTGCGTATGAAGGCCGGCCAGTAACAGACGATGAGGCTCAGTATCGGGAATTAGTGGTTGCCGATGTAAATTATCAACACAGTGAGCACTATCAACAGGATAAAGAGTTTTGGTTGGCGCATTTACGTGGTGCCAGCAGCGCCATTCAACTGACTGACAACACTTTGCAAGCCGAAGCGGCGAGTAATAAAGTCAGCGCCATCCTATCTGCGCAGTTACAGCAAAAGCTCGTTACTCAAGCACAGCGTCAGGGGGCCAGTTGGCCTGAGCTGCTGATCGCTGCCATTAGCTATTTAGCTTATCAATCGAGTGGTGCAGCGGAAACCATCATTGGCATTCCTGTGGCCAATCGTATTGCCAGTAAGGCTGCCAATACCCCGTGTATGCACATGAATATCATTCCGCTCAAAGTACAATTTCACCTGGCCACAGGCTTTGCTGACTTGGTGACCCAAGTGAGCCAGCAGCTGCGCCAGGCAAGGCGGCATTTTCGCTTTCGTTACGAGGAGATTAAGGCTCAGTCGCAGGCCCACAACCTACCGGACAAATTGTTTGGCCCCGTGGTTAATATTTTGCCATTTGAGCGCCAACACAGCTGTTCGGGCTATCCAGTGAGCAGTCATACCATCAGTGTCGGGCCGGTGGAAGACATTGCCTTTGTGTTTGCCACTCAAGCAGACGGCAGCTTACTGTTCGAGATAGAGGCAAATCCAAGTGGTTATAGCATGGAGCAGTTAAAGGCCCTACAGACACAAAGCCTAGCATTATTGCAGCAGTTCGAGAGCCAATTGCAACAACCTTTAGCTGTGCGCTGCAGCGATTTGGCGTTGTATCACCAGCAAGGGCCGCTGCCATTTAATAGTGTGCTATCGAGCTTGCTACAGCAAGTGCGGCAACGGCCAGAGGCTCTGGCGCTGCGCAATGCACAAGGCCGTGAGCTGAGCTATGCTGAACTGTACCAGCAAGTAAGGGCATTGGCGCAGGGCATACAAGCCTTGCAACAAGCGAGTGCTGGCACTGTTGTCGTGGCATTACCGCGCAGCCCTGAGACAATAGTTGCCATTTGGGCGGTTCTGGCGGCCGGTCAGCGCTTTGTGTGTATTGATGATGCCGCGCCAGCTGCACGTAATAGCGAAATAATCGCAGATGCC from Pseudoalteromonas sp. UG3-2 encodes the following:
- a CDS encoding isochorismatase family protein → MAIPRISSYSLPTDRPENRTQWALEPNKAVLLVHDMQSYFVNFYDSKAAPMAALVEHIKVLIKIAKAAGIPVVYTAQPADQPAHLRALLTDFWGTGLGQADTPIIADIAPEAGDKVYTKWRYSAFKRSTLLQDMQAQGRDQLIICGIYAHIGVLATALDAFMSDIKPFVVADAVADFSAKEQQQALEYVATRCGQVQLLQEVTEACATTTTKSTSITLAQMQQAVADTLNINTTEVDPEENLLYLGLDSIRVMALVEQWRGQGVAVTLADLAAGENLTQWHDIIAAKSNQVEQAL